The Penicillium psychrofluorescens genome assembly, chromosome: 2 nucleotide sequence GCAGCGGCACGACCTCGGGGTCCAATTGTCAACCTTCCACAGGCATCATTGCCAAGCCAAACGGTCCTGACTGGCCGGACCGTTGACCTTGAAACACTCGGCTTAAAACATGCCAAAGACCTGTTCAATTTAGTCGGAGCAACTGATGCCATGAAGACCTCGTTTTGGGACTATATGCCTGACGGACCCTACACTGAACTGGAGGCCTTCGAGAAAAAAATCACAGCGGCATTAGCATCCTCTATGTTCTTTTTCGCGATCATCGATAAACGCAGCTCCATGCCGACTTTCGGAAAGCCAATTGGATACCTGACCCTGATGCGCATCACTCCGGAGCATTTTACCGTGGAAGTTGGCCATGTGATGTTCTCGTCGGCACTTCAACGCACCACTGGTGCCACTGAGGCTATCTATCTGTTGGCGCGCCATGCTTTTGAAGATTTGAAATTTCGGCGGTTCGAGTGGAAGTGTGACTCGCTCAATGCGCCGTCTCGAAAAGCGGCGTCGCGGCTGGGATTCACGTTCGAAGGCATTTTTAGACAGCATATGGTTATCAAGGGGCGGAGTAGAGATACCGCTTGGTTCGCTATGCTGCGGGATGAGTGGGATGGCTTTTTGAAAAACGCGATGGAGCAGTGGCTTGATAAGGGTAACTTCCATGAGGATGGCACCCAAAAGAAGAATCTTCAGGATTTGAAGGCTGAGTGCAGTCATAAGTAGGGCCTAATACTTTGTCTAGCATTTCGTGATTGCGCATTTTGCCACTAC carries:
- a CDS encoding uncharacterized protein (ID:PFLUO_002742-T1.cds;~source:funannotate), which produces MAAARPRGPIVNLPQASLPSQTVLTGRTVDLETLGLKHAKDLFNLVGATDAMKTSFWDYMPDGPYTELEAFEKKITAALASSMFFFAIIDKRSSMPTFGKPIGYLTLMRITPEHFTVEVGHVMFSSALQRTTGATEAIYLLARHAFEDLKFRRFEWKCDSLNAPSRKAASRLGFTFEGIFRQHMVIKGRSRDTAWFAMLRDEWDGFLKNAMEQWLDKGNFHEDGTQKKNLQDLKAECSHK